The genome window gtttaaatatgatggatatgcatatgaattatttcatatgtatttgaagaacatgtatatacatttggtGATAATACTTGTTaggcatatgtatatatgcattcaGCTATTCATGtttaaagtgtatatatattcgGTGATAATATTTGTTATGTGTATAAGCATTCGGTTATTCATGTTTAAAGTGTATATGCATTCAATGATAATATTTGttaagcatatatgtatatacacattTGGCTATTAGAGTTTTAAATCAGTATATGCATTTGGTTTTAAGTGTTGATAATTAAGTATGCATTTgactatatataaattatatgtaagtGTATTTGGTTATAAGATTTTGAtgagtatttatatatacaattggTTGTATGCatgttgttttatatatatatatatatatatatatgtactcaTTGATATGAATTCTATGATTTCATATATTTGGTTATAAATAAGATGATTATGAATAGCAATTATTCAAATGATAACATATATGGTATATTGCGAATTCATTAAGTGTACCaggaaattatataattatttatatatattttagttatgttatagacttactaagctataaaagcttactttgtttgtttatgtctttctggtttttttttttagacttaaagatcaagcttcaaattcggggatcgtcagcaaggtcatcactctatctactgtctcggtattaaaatatttaaattttaagttatggcatgtacagGCTAGGTAATGTTTTGAAGGTCGTACTtctatatatattgtatatgatattaatagccatacgaaaatggcttattttcttatggtttaTTTGTATTGTAAtgtctttattttgtttaaattggtCAAAACagaagcttaaaattttgcatgtttaatattagacctagtttattatatataactgtaaaaaaaaaaaaattgaactttaatgaatgtttgttttgatttgtgttttgattagtaatgccttttaaccctaattcggcgacggatatgggttaggggtgttacaatgttagCATAAGTTAGGCAAGTATTGGTTATCATTTGAATGTCACAAAGTATGCATTATTCGTGAAAGTGCATTAGTGCCTCAAGACATCAGGAGCATCTCTCGAGacatcaagaaaaaaaatgactatttcaTGCCTTTCTAAATAATTGTCTCTAGATATATTGGACATGGATCAAGATATAAATTGTCTAGTTTTAAGGCATGAGGCCAATTGTCTCAAGACAGGAAACATCGAAGCTAAAGGTCTAAAATAGGGGACCTAATCTTGAGACATGTCTCGAGACACAAGGGTCATTCTCTCGAGacaattaattttgaaagtagAGGTTGAAAATAGGAGaaacatgtctcgagacatggcTTCATTGTCTCGAGACACActattgaattttgataaatcgAGTTTGGATTCGCATCCTAACTCTATGCTTGACCCCATACTACCTCAGGTCATGTGGCCAATCCATCATGATTAAATGAGAAACATTAGCATAgtaagaaaatatgaaattatgcCATGTTTTCCACTTAAAGTCAATGAAAAGAATGATGACATTTAAAGACGTATGGACTATTGATGGGTGTTGAGtacatcaaaaataaattaaatttgtagtaTATAGAGTAGGATCTATCTCACAGAGATTGAACCgattgattttattgaaattgatTGATCAAATTGTCTAAACTGATGACGAAACTGATAAGATCATCGAAATTAACTTAAACTGAAATTGGAAAACGGAATCAATGTATTattaagtaatgaaattgtataGAGTACGTACATGATAATATTGGActagatttgaattttgaagaatTAGTCATTCTAGACAACAGTGATGACGAATTATTAGAATTATTAGGTACTAAATTTAACTCATAATATAATCTTCTTTTTTCTATCAATGAAAACGAGGAGGAATGCTTTGTTCATGCTTGAAGAAATTCTTTGGATCAGTCTTCGTCTTGACATAAACAAGCCTATCAAAATTATTCTTGAAATATTTACGTCCCCAAATGCTTGCTTGCTTATAACTTGCCTTGCCATCATCATTATTTCTTCCAATATCGAGATCTCTGTAATTAACATACGCTTCTCGTGGAGATTTCGAAACAAAAGGACCCATGTAGCTATAAAGTTTCCTCATCCAGCTTATATACCTTTGAGAATTATTGTTTTCCTCCTCTAGCCAACCGATATTGTAGTATATCTTGTATAAGGTGCCTTTTCGATGTGGAAATGGAGTTTCTGTCTCTGAAATTTCCTCCATTATTCCACCGTAAGCAAAAATGTTTTGAACTGCTATGCCTCCTTCGTCGACCTCGAGTAGTTGGGGCCATAGCCCTTGTAATGCTATTTCAGGCATTGGTTCCCTCACGTaatcagattttgatttgaatgaagGAGGAAGAAAGGAATACCTGTTGCTCCTATCGAGCAAAATCTCCGATGTTTCATTTGAAGCTCCGTTCAATAACAATAGAGATTCGATCCAAGTCATCTCAATAAAATCTTCCTTAACGAGTCCAAGCTCCGGGAATCGTTCTTGCATCAATGGAATAAAATCATTGGCACCACCTTGGAACAATGAAATAAAGGTGGCAAGAACCGTCTTTGTCCTATTTTCACTGCCGTTCGTCGTTGATAACGTAACGACTGAGTATACATCATTCGGAAGATTGGGTGCAACGTATTGCCAACGATGAAGAAGCTGTGTTGCATTTTGTTCCAAGGTCCTGCCCACTGAGAAAACAGTCACAGTTGAAGGAACATGAACCAGCTTTATTTTCCATGAAATAACGATCCCAAAGCTTCCCCCTCCGCCACCTCGAATGGCCCAAAACAGATCTTCACCCATCGATCTTCTATCAAGAATTCTTCCATTAGCATCGACCAACTGCGCGTCGATTACGTTATCCGCCGAGAGACCATATTTTCGGAACAATATACCATCGCCTCCACCGCTAATCGACCCACCAATTCCTACAGTGCGGGCAACAGCTGCTGGGAAGGTAAGGTTCGTGCTTCTTTCATTGATTCTGTAGTATACTTCACCCACGGTTGCACCTGATTGAACCCACGCCTCTTCGTTTTCGACATCAACATCGACTGATCGCAAATTAACCAAATCGATAACAACAAATGGTACATGGGAGACATAGGAAAGACCTTCGAAGTCATGACCACCACTTCGAGTTCTAATTTGGAGGCCTTGCTTTTTGGAGCAATGAATCGTTGCTTGAACATGGGAAATGTTCAATGGTGTTACAATAACCAATGGTTTGGGGGTATTTGGCGTAGAGAACCTGTGATTCCTAATGGAAGAATCCAAAACTGCTGAATATGAAGAGTTCGATTCAGTGAAGATAACTTGAGTAATGGAAGAGGATTCCTTGGGATGATATGAATAAAGGCATTCAAGAAAATCATCATGGCTATTAGCTGAAGCACTCACCCATGACAATGAGCAAACAACAATGAAAAGCAATGACAGAGAATGGTGAAGGGACTTCATGTTTATGGAAGTGATGAATTTGTGAAGATTTCAGCAAGATATTCCCCTTATTTATAGAGGCAATGCTTTGAGCCGCCATGTGAACAAAGTTTGATTCAAGAAACGCAGGTATTTGAAGTCAATTCATACATAATAATGGCATATGCTGTTCATTTCCTTGTCTaattaaattgggttttttaatcactcaaaattATTCCAAAACAATCGTCAAAAATTCTCTATGTAGTTGCTATTAACCGGTCTCAGCACAATAATTCCTCTTCTTGGGTTCACTCAAATTTTGTTACTGGGTacaagattaaattataatttttactataataaaaatataatttcactattttagtagtctacatttttataatttttaaagaattaaatcaatttttaagggttaaagttcaattttatctttactaaatggaaaattttctattttagagggTTGGCCCTGTCAGTCCCCTAGCTACGCCCCTGACATGTGTCactctttaattattttgttaatcaCTTCAGTTTTTAACTGTacaaatgtataatttttttagcacAAAAGATCAGTTTACTTATTAATTTAacgtacaatgactaatttatttttttaatagagaaaacaaaatataatttaactctaAATACAAATAACACACTATACTTTTACCCATTTTCTTATTGCATACGTATGTG of Gossypium raimondii isolate GPD5lz chromosome 3, ASM2569854v1, whole genome shotgun sequence contains these proteins:
- the LOC105796449 gene encoding tetrahydroberberine oxidase translates to MKSLHHSLSLLFIVVCSLSWVSASANSHDDFLECLYSYHPKESSSITQVIFTESNSSYSAVLDSSIRNHRFSTPNTPKPLVIVTPLNISHVQATIHCSKKQGLQIRTRSGGHDFEGLSYVSHVPFVVIDLVNLRSVDVDVENEEAWVQSGATVGEVYYRINERSTNLTFPAAVARTVGIGGSISGGGDGILFRKYGLSADNVIDAQLVDANGRILDRRSMGEDLFWAIRGGGGGSFGIVISWKIKLVHVPSTVTVFSVGRTLEQNATQLLHRWQYVAPNLPNDVYSVVTLSTTNGSENRTKTVLATFISLFQGGANDFIPLMQERFPELGLVKEDFIEMTWIESLLLLNGASNETSEILLDRSNRYSFLPPSFKSKSDYVREPMPEIALQGLWPQLLEVDEGGIAVQNIFAYGGIMEEISETETPFPHRKGTLYKIYYNIGWLEEENNNSQRYISWMRKLYSYMGPFVSKSPREAYVNYRDLDIGRNNDDGKASYKQASIWGRKYFKNNFDRLVYVKTKTDPKNFFKHEQSIPPRFH